The genomic DNA TATTTTCTCTTTTTAAATGTTCTGCTTCTTGAGTCGCCTTCGCGCCTCTACTCTGTTCCAATACATCAATCCAAGCCATGCCAGGGTATCCTGCTCGGGCATGCAATCTGCGCGTAGCCTGATCTTTTGCATCAAGGAAAAAGTTTAACGCGTCTGTGGAGCGCAAAAAAGTACTTACCGGTATCGAATTATCAATTCGTTTTCTTACCCCTTCCCGAACCTCTAAAAAAGCCCTTCGGGCCGCACTTGAAGACGGAGCAAATAGCTGATCTTGCGCCCACTCGATTGCACCACAAACTTCTTGCGAAATTTTCCCAGAAGCTCGTTGAACCAGAGCCAATGCATTCCCTCGATCGAGAGTTGGAGGTTGGGAAGACTCAGGGGTTTGTTCTGCCATGTTTTACGTTGCTAGTGAATAAAAATTTCTATAAATTGGCTTTTGTGAGGCTAATTTGGGTGGGGCTCAAAATAAACTACTTTAATTCTTTTTGTCAAATTCATTTATGAAATATATCTATGCGTTTGCAGAGGGATCGGCAAAAATGAAGGACCTTTTGGGTGGAAAGGGTGCGAATTTGGCGGAAATGACTAATCTTGGTTTGCCGGTGCCGCCGGGTTTTACGATCACGACTGAAACGTGCAATTATTTTTTGCAAAATAAAGGGTACCCGGATGGATTTTCAGAAGAATTGAAGGAAAAATTGGCGGAATTGGAGACGAACATGAAAAAAAATCTGGGAGATGTTGAAAATCCGTTGTTGGTTTCGGTACGATCCGGAGCGAAATTTTCCATGCCCGGAATGATGGACACGATTCTCAATCTCGGGCTGAATGATCAGACCGTGCAAGGATTGATTCGCAAAACCGGAAATGAACGTTTTTGCTATGACGCGTACCGCCGTTTCACGCAGATGTTTGGGGATGTGGTATTGGGAGTGGAACATGAATTATTTGAAGAAGCGCTCGCGCTTTTAAAAGAAGAACGTGGGGTCAATCTCGACACCGAACTTTCCGCACAAGATTTAAAAGGACTTGTTGCGACTTATAAAGGCATCATCAAAGAACAAACCAAAGAGCCTTTTCCCGAAGACCCGGCTCAACAATTGCAACTCGCGATTGAGGCGGTTTTTCACTCGTGGGACAACAAACGGGCGTGCACGTATCGCGCGTTGCATGGGATTCCGCACAACATTGGAACTGCGGTCAATATTCAATCCATGGTGTTTGGAAATATGGGAGAGGATTCCGGAACCGGGGTCGCTTTCACGCGCAGTCCGTCCAATGGAGACAAGGTTTTTTATGGAGAATATTTGATGAATGCGCAAGGAGAAGACGTGGTGGCCGGGATTCGCACACCGCAACACATTGAAGAGCTCAAAAAAAATCATCCTGCGCTTTATAATGAATTATTTGAAATCAAGGAACAGCTTGAAAAACATTATCGCGACATGCAGGATCTTGAATTCACAATTGAAAAAGGGCGGTTATTCATTTTGCAAACGCGTAATGGAAAACGCACCGCGCATGCGGCGGTGAAAATTGCGGTGGACATGGTCGGGGAAGGGTTGATCACAAAAAAAGAAGCGCTCATGCGCGTGGAACCGAATCAATTGAAACAATTGTTGCACCCGTCGATTGATCCAAAAGCGAAATTTATAGTTTTAACCAAGGGGTTGCCGGCGTCCCCCGGGGCAGCCACGGGAAAAGTTGTTTTTACCGCGGATGAAGCGCACGAATGGGCCGGAAATGGTGAAAAAGTGATTTTGGTTCGAAAGGAAACGAGTCCGGAAGACATTCATGGCATGTTTGCGGCACAAGGAATTCTCACCTCCACCGGAGGGAATACAAGCCATGCGGCGGTGGTGTGTCGCGGCATGGGAAAATGCTGTGTGGCCGGAGCCGGAGAAGTGATTGTGAATCGAAAAGAAAAGAAGTTTTCCGTGGGAGATGTGGTGGTAAAAGAAGGCGATATCATTACGTTGAACGGGACCGTCGGAGAAGTGATTGTGGGGGAAGTGGCCATGACCGAACCAGCGCTTTCGGGTTCCTTTGGCACGCTCATGCAATGGGCGGATGAAGTGCGCACGCTCAAGATTCGCACGAATGCGGACACACCATTGGATTCAAAAGTGGCTCGCGATTTTGGGGCCGAAGGGATCGGGCTTTGCCGCACGGAGCACATGTTTTTTGGCGAAGACCGAATCGCGGTGATGAGAGAAATGATTTTATCCAAAGACAATCCCGAAACCCGCGGCAAAGCCCTGGCCAAACTTTTGCCCATTCAAAAACAAGATTTTATTGAAATTTTTACAGCCATGGATGGCTATCCGGTCACGGTTCGTTTGCTTGATCCCCCGCTTCATGAATTTCTCCCCAACTCCGAACAACACTCCAAGACTGAAGCGCTTGCGCAAGAGCTCGGGACTACGTTTGAGCAACTTAGAAACGTGATTGAAAATTTACATGAAGTGAACCCCATGCTCGGCCACCGCGGGTGCCGCCTCGGGATCACTTATCCCGAACTTTATGGCATGCAAGTCCGCGCCATTCTGCTGGCTGCGATCGAATGCCACACACAAGGCGTTAAGGTTTTTCCCGAGATCGAAGTCCCTCTCGTTGGCGATGTTCGCGAATTGATTGAAGTTAAAAAAACGATTCAAATCATCGTTGACGAACTTAAAGATCAAATTCAATTTAAATATAAAATCGGGACCATGATCGAGTTGCCACGCGCGTGTCTCACGGCCAATGAAATTGCGAAAGAAGCGGAATTTTTCTCATTTGGAACCAATGACCTCACTCAAATGACGTATGGATTCAGTCGCGATGATGTGGGGCACTTTTTGCCTTATTATTTGGAATCCGGACTCTTAGCCGAAGACCCGACCGCCACGATTGACCGCGCCGGGGTTGGCGAACTCATGAAACTTTGCGTGAAGTTGGGCCGCACTACTAAACCCGACCTCGAAATTGGGATCTGCGGCGAACATGGCGGAGACCCGCGCACCGTAGAATTTTGTCATGAAATCGGACTCAACTATGTGAGTTGTTCTCCGTATCGTGTGCCGTTGGCAAGGCTCGCGGCGGCACAGGCGGCGATTCGATGACACTTTAGGCAATCGGGAAGGAAGAATTTTTGTTCGCATGGGAGTCGGACACTCGGATCATGATTCTCGTGTCCTCTTCCTTAAAAATGCTCACAAAAATTTTCCTCTCCCTCTTGCCTCAGAATATCCTCACCTCACCACAAACGTCGTGGCTCCCAGCCACGCCAAATTAAAAGCCGCGCGTTGCGTTTTGGCGTACAACGGACTCTCGATGATCATGCCCATGAGCTCCTGTGGATTGAGAGAGATAAGCGACACCCGATTTTCGTAAATGTTGATTTCGTATTCAAACGGGAATTGATCCGGGTTGATGAAAAAAATTTCCACCAATTCCGTATCAAAATTTTTGGGATAATATTTTTTCAAATGATTCAATCCCGACTTGGACAACGGAGAAAGCATGCGTGTTTTGATCCGTTTTTCAATTTTCCGTCGCGCGTATTCTTTTAAATAACTTTCTGAAATAATAAGAGGAATTTTGGCCAAATTGGTATACCCCACCATTTCTTTTTGAGCGCTCAGCGTGTCTTCAAAAATATTTTTAACCCCTTCCGCGCCTTCGTAATATTGGATCTTAGGCTTGTACGCGAGCGAATTGGTCATGGACAACAATTCGGGAAGGATGCGACGCGCCTGCTTTAATTTTTCCTCCTGCTGTTGCACTAAGATCTTGGGACTTTCCACGGCAAAACATTGAATCCCGTTTTTATTGAATCGACTGACCAATCCTTTTTGCACCAAATCTTCGAGGATTTTATAACTATTGACTCTGTGCACCTTAGCTTTTTTAGCAATCGCACTCACAAAAGTGCCGCCCAATTCCAACACCGCGAGGTAGATGCGAGCCTCTTCATCTTTGAGTCCCAAATCTTGCAATTCGGTCAAAAGCATACATGTTGTAGTAAAATTACTACAGCCAGTTTAGCACATAAAAATGCCTATTTTCAAGATTAAATTTTGCAAATTTAGTTTTTGATTATTTTTGGTAGTATTGACTTTATTACAATTCATTATAAAATTGCGTCTTGAATTTATTTTAAAAAAATCATTATGAAAATCTGCACCCAATGCCATCAATCTTTTTCTCCGGCCCCGGCGGAAATTGAATTCCTGAAAAGGATCAACCTGCCCCTTCCCACTCTTTGCCCAACCTGCCGTCGTCAGGGGCGCTTTGCATGGCGCAACGATCGGACTCTCTATCATCGCACTTGTTCTCTTACGGGGAGACAAATTATTTCCATTTATTCTCCGCATTCTCCTTACAAGGTCTATGACCAAAACGAATGGCACACAGACAAATGGGATGCCATGGAATATGGACGCGACTTTGATTTCAATCGACCTTTTTTCGAACAATTCAATGAGCTCATGCTCGACACCCCAAAAACTTCCATGTTCTCTTCCCGCAATGAAAACAGTGATTACACCAATGGCGCGCAACAGGACAAAAATTGCTACATGATTTTTGTGAGCGATCACAATCAGGATTGCTACTACTCGTATGCCATCGACAGTTGCACGGATTGCACCGAGTGTCTCAATTGTTATCGAAGTACTTTATGTATGGAATGCGTGGATTGCTCCAGTTCCTACAACTTGGTTTATTGCGAAAAAACGCACAACTCCCGCGACAGCTACCTTCTTTACGATTGCAAAAATTGTGAAAATTGTTTTGCGTGTTTTGGATTGCGCGCGAAAAAATATTGCATCCTCAACCAACAATATTCCCAAGTCGATTATGAACAAAAAATTAAAAAATTCGACCTGGGCAGTCATCAATTCATGCAACTCATGCGCGAGGATGTGAAACGCCGCCGCCAAGCCCAACAAATTCATCAATATTATGATGGAAACAACAACGACCATGTCACCGGCGATCATATTGTGAATTGCAAAAATTGCATCGAATGTTACGACAGCGGCACTCTCGAAGATTGTGGGTATCTTATTTTTAGCTTCAATTCCAAAGATTGTTTTGATGGGCATGTGGTGGTGGACCATTGCGAGCTTTGCTATGGAACGCTCGGAACCATCAACCAATACAACACTCAATTTACCTTCATGAGTTTTTACTCCAAAAATTCCATGTACTTGGATCACAGTCAGTACTGCCAAGATTGTTTTGGATGCAGTGCCTTAAAACGCGCTCAATATTGCATTCTCAATAAACAATATTCCAAAGAAGCGTATGAAAAAATGCGCGATCGCATCATTGCTCACATGAAAAAAACCGGAGAATGGGGCATGCCGTTGCCCCCGGCGCTCTCTCCGTTTGGCTACAATGAAACCGTGGCGCAGGAATATTTCCCCTTGGACCAAAAAGAGGCGCTTAAAAACGGATGGAAATGGAACGAAGAAGAAAAACAAAGTCGGGCGGTGTATCAAGGTCCGCAACTTTCCATGCCGGATCATATTCGACAAACCCCCAAAGAAATCACGGAAAAAGTTTTTCAATGCGAAACGTGTAAAAAACCGTACAAAATCATCCCGCAAGAAATTCGATTGTACCAGGCCCATGGACTGCCGCTTTATCATCAATGTTTTGACGATCGACATCTTGCTCGCATCCGCCAACGCAACCCGCGCCAACTCTGGAAACGCCATTGCCAAAAATGTAAAAAACCGGTGGAGACCACGTACGCGCCAACCCGTCCGGAAATCATTTATTGCGAAGAATGCTATTTAAATTCCGTGTACTAGGATTTAGTCTCCCCACCCGAGTCGATCTCGTAGCATTCGATAATATTTGGTATTCACAATCCTCGCAAACACAAAATGGCGAGAGGAACGGCGAATTTTGATTTGATCTCCGTATTCAAGGCGAGTTGTGATTTGGCCATCAATGGTTAAAGCCACAAACGTATCTCTGTATTTGCGTTGAGTCTGAACCGTGAGAGTGAGCTGTCGGCTGTTGGGGACCACGATCGGACGAATAGAAAGAGTGGCCGGACAAATCGGAGTGATGATGAGTGCGTTCAATCGAGGGTGCACGATCGGTCCTCCGGCAGACAATGAATGCCCGGTCGATCCCGTGGGTGTGGCCACAATCACTCCATCGGTTTTGAAATGAATCATGCGGCGCTGGTTGATTTCTGCGTCGAGTTCGATGAGCCGTGCAAAACTTCCTTGATTGATGACCGCTTCATTCAAGGCCAAAAAGGTTTCGTGTTTTTCTCCATTCCGATACACGGTCACACGCAAAAGATCTCGATCGTCCAAGACGTATTTTTTATTTAAAACTTTCTGAACCGCGGCCACCGCTTTACTCGTATCTTGAAGGTCGGTTAAAAATCCCACATTCCCGAAATTAATTCCAAAAATGGGAACGGTTTTATCCGAGGTGTAGCGCGCCAATTTGAGGATGGTTCCATCCCCTCCCAAGGAAATAACCAAATCCGCCTCTCGCATGATGTTGGCCGGAGAGGTTTCGGTTTTTTTGAGGTAAATGGCGGCGTTTTTTTGGTAAAGTATTTCGATTTTTTTCTGCTTCAATAAGCGTTCAATTTTTTTCAAAATCGTCAAACCGGGGCGCTCCAGGTGCGCATTGGTGACAAGGCCGACGACTTTAACGGTGCTGGGTTTTTTCATGAGAAAATTATATAGATTGCCGGAGGAAAAGGCTATGGTTCTTCGCTATGCCGAGCGTAAGGGCTCACTGAATTTGCGCGTAGTGTATTGGATGGCCAAAAATAAAAATGGCTTATTTAAGCCAAAGATTGAGACAAAAAGTGTGCCCGGGCACAAGTATTTTTCTCAATAGGCACTTCACTTCGCTACGTGCCCATTAAAAACTTTCAGCATTTTTTTTGCGCTATCTTCCCATTGAAATTTTTTCGCTTGAATAAATCCTTTTTCAATTAAATCATGTGCAAGGCCGGGATCGGAAAGAATTTGATCCATGGCTTTTGCGATTTCATCCACCGAATACGGGTTCACTTGAAGTGCGGCTTCGCCCACAACCTCAGGCAACGATGATCGATCCGATGTGATGACCGGACAACCGCACGCCATGGCTTCGAGCGGTGGCATTCCAAACCCTTCGTACAACGACGGGTAAGCAAATAATTTAGCCTTGTTGTAGAGTGCAACAACCTCTTCCCCTTCCACATACCCAATGAAATGCACTCGATCCTTGGCGATTTTCGCTCGTTCCAAAAGCACATCCCATTTCCATCCTTTTTCGCCCACAATCACCAAATGTACGTTGGGGTGGCGGTCACTGATTTTAGCATACGCTTCAATGAGTCGGTCGAAATTTTTTCGCGGAGAAAGGGTGCCCACGCCCAAAATAAACTGCTCCGGGACGTTGAATTTTTCACAAATAGCCCCTGTCTCATTGAGTTGCAAAGGATGAAAAATTTTACTCACTCCGCACGGCACAACCTCGATTTTTTCTCGAGCAACATCAAACTCGCGCTCCACATCTTTTTCCGTATTGTTCGACACCGTGAAAATCGTATGCGCTTTTTTGACCGCGCGCGGAACCGTGAATCGCTCGAGGAGAACGGCTTTTTTATTGTGTGTGAGAGGGAATAAAAAGGCGATGAGATCGTGAATTGTGATCATGCTCACAATCGTTTTGGGTAAAAAGGCGGGGATGATGTAACTGGTAGGAGCCCAAAAAAGAGTGGGGGGATTTTTCTTAAGATCGCGCAACACCGCGAAATGCCAAAATAAACCGCGACGAGAAATCACGCGCTGTGTGGCGTTTTCGTATTTATCAAACTTTGGATTGTGAGTTTGCGTATAAAGAATGTAGGAATTTTTTGTGTCGTTTTTTAGGAGATTTTTCACCATCACAAACGTGTACCAACCTTTCCCGGTTTTTTGACCTGTGGCTTCGCGAATGTCGATGGCGATGCGCATGAGTCCAAAATAGCATATTTTTAAAAATTTCAGTCATATTTTTGTTTTCCTCGCTTGTTTTTTCCGAACCTCCATAGTATGCTCGGAATGGCTTTCTTCTAACCCTTTCGTTATGTCTTTCAATCGATTTAAAACCGCTTTGGCCAGCCTTGAAGTCACTCGCAAATGGGTGCTCTTGAGCAGTGCCGTGATCGCGGTGAGTTCTTTTCTTCCTTGGTATAAAGATTTGGATGCATTTGGGGCCGGGGACCTTTATTTG from Candidatus Gracilibacteria bacterium includes the following:
- a CDS encoding glycosyltransferase family 1 protein, yielding MRIAIDIREATGQKTGKGWYTFVMVKNLLKNDTKNSYILYTQTHNPKFDKYENATQRVISRRGLFWHFAVLRDLKKNPPTLFWAPTSYIIPAFLPKTIVSMITIHDLIAFLFPLTHNKKAVLLERFTVPRAVKKAHTIFTVSNNTEKDVEREFDVAREKIEVVPCGVSKIFHPLQLNETGAICEKFNVPEQFILGVGTLSPRKNFDRLIEAYAKISDRHPNVHLVIVGEKGWKWDVLLERAKIAKDRVHFIGYVEGEEVVALYNKAKLFAYPSLYEGFGMPPLEAMACGCPVITSDRSSLPEVVGEAALQVNPYSVDEIAKAMDQILSDPGLAHDLIEKGFIQAKKFQWEDSAKKMLKVFNGHVAKGSAYGEKYLCPGTLFVSIFGLNKPFLFLAIQYTTRKFSEPLRSA
- a CDS encoding NAD(+)/NADH kinase yields the protein MKKPSTVKVVGLVTNAHLERPGLTILKKIERLLKQKKIEILYQKNAAIYLKKTETSPANIMREADLVISLGGDGTILKLARYTSDKTVPIFGINFGNVGFLTDLQDTSKAVAAVQKVLNKKYVLDDRDLLRVTVYRNGEKHETFLALNEAVINQGSFARLIELDAEINQRRMIHFKTDGVIVATPTGSTGHSLSAGGPIVHPRLNALIITPICPATLSIRPIVVPNSRQLTLTVQTQRKYRDTFVALTIDGQITTRLEYGDQIKIRRSSRHFVFARIVNTKYYRMLRDRLGWGD
- the ppdK gene encoding pyruvate, phosphate dikinase, producing the protein MKYIYAFAEGSAKMKDLLGGKGANLAEMTNLGLPVPPGFTITTETCNYFLQNKGYPDGFSEELKEKLAELETNMKKNLGDVENPLLVSVRSGAKFSMPGMMDTILNLGLNDQTVQGLIRKTGNERFCYDAYRRFTQMFGDVVLGVEHELFEEALALLKEERGVNLDTELSAQDLKGLVATYKGIIKEQTKEPFPEDPAQQLQLAIEAVFHSWDNKRACTYRALHGIPHNIGTAVNIQSMVFGNMGEDSGTGVAFTRSPSNGDKVFYGEYLMNAQGEDVVAGIRTPQHIEELKKNHPALYNELFEIKEQLEKHYRDMQDLEFTIEKGRLFILQTRNGKRTAHAAVKIAVDMVGEGLITKKEALMRVEPNQLKQLLHPSIDPKAKFIVLTKGLPASPGAATGKVVFTADEAHEWAGNGEKVILVRKETSPEDIHGMFAAQGILTSTGGNTSHAAVVCRGMGKCCVAGAGEVIVNRKEKKFSVGDVVVKEGDIITLNGTVGEVIVGEVAMTEPALSGSFGTLMQWADEVRTLKIRTNADTPLDSKVARDFGAEGIGLCRTEHMFFGEDRIAVMREMILSKDNPETRGKALAKLLPIQKQDFIEIFTAMDGYPVTVRLLDPPLHEFLPNSEQHSKTEALAQELGTTFEQLRNVIENLHEVNPMLGHRGCRLGITYPELYGMQVRAILLAAIECHTQGVKVFPEIEVPLVGDVRELIEVKKTIQIIVDELKDQIQFKYKIGTMIELPRACLTANEIAKEAEFFSFGTNDLTQMTYGFSRDDVGHFLPYYLESGLLAEDPTATIDRAGVGELMKLCVKLGRTTKPDLEIGICGEHGGDPRTVEFCHEIGLNYVSCSPYRVPLARLAAAQAAIRGHFRQSGRKNFCSHGSRTLGSGFSCPLP